CTGACTTGCGTCGGCAACGACCACGGTTACGAGCAGGTGTTTTCGCGCTACATCGAAGGACACGGCCGCCCCGGCGATTGCCTGGTTGCACTCAGCACCAGCGGCACCAGCAAGAACATCATTCGCGCAGCCAAGGCGGCGCGCGAACTCGGCATGCATGTGATCGTTTTGTCGGGCAAGCCGAGCGAGGTGTTGTCAGCGCTGAGCGATGTCTATATCTGCACGCCGGGCGGTACCTTTGCCGATCGCGTCCAGGAATTGCACATCAAGGTGTTGCACATCCTGATCGAACTGATCGAGCGTCATTTCTTTCCTGAGAATTACGCGGTCAAGGTTTAGTTTTTTGCGGGGCGTTGCACTCGCCCCTATTTCCCGATAATCCACCCAATCGACAGCACATAGCGGCTCCCGCCTTCAACGCGGGTGACGCTGTGCTCGCATTGATCGGGTCGGAAAAATTTGATCCTTGAGGTGGAAATGATTGGCGCGCTGCAGACAAATTCGCCGCCGCGCGGCGAGCGCTTGACCACGATATTCAGGCGGTAATGCTGACCTTGTTTTACCGCATCGGTATGCGGCGGGATTTCCGCGCCGATGGGATAGCGGATTAGGTAACTGTCGAACGGCAGCGGCCACGGCGCAGTCAGCAACAACATCTTGTCGTAGCCGCTGTCTTGCCGTCCTTTTTGCCATTTGAATGCCACCGCAAGATATTTGCGTATGTTGGTCAGCATGTTCTCCAACTTCTTGTCTGGGTGCCCGTCGCTGTACGAATAGATTCGCGCACTCGCGCCAAGCACCTAACGGGACTATTCGGGTTGACCCTAAGCCGCAGGCGCAGCCCGCTTTTCATCCAGTAACGCGGCTGCACTGAGCACGGCGTCGCGCTTGTCCAGCAGATGCTGGCGCAGCACGTCAGCCAGGCGTTTGCCGTCGCGCGCTTCGAGTGCCTTGACCATCTCGTCGTGATCGTGCGCGGCGCTATCCCATTTGGTCGGCTGGAAATTGGACCGGAAGCGTAGCGCCTGCAGACGCCGGTTCAGGCCCAGGTAAGTTTGCTGCAGCACCGAATTGCGCGCCGCTTCATTGATCTTGTCGTGGATCGCCTGGTTGCGGCTGTAGTATCCGGGCAGATCGTTTTGCGCCTTGCAGGCCAGCATCGCATAGTGCAGGGCCTTGATCTCGGCCAGTTCGACCGGCGTGATGCGTTCGCAGGCCAGTTCGCCCGACATGGCTTCCAGGCCGCTCATCAGTTCGAAGGTTTCCCAGATTTCCGTTTCCGACATCTTGGAGACCGAGGCGCCGCGATTCGGCGAAATGTCGATCAGCCCTTCCGCGGCCAGCACCTTCAGCGCCTCGCGCAGCGGCGTACGCGAAATACCCAGCGTTTCGCATAGCTCCCGTTCATTCAATTTTGTCCCAGGCGTCAGCACTGCTTCGACGATCAGGTTGCGCAAGTGGTCGACCACCGTGTCGTGCAGGCGTTGACGTTCCAGTTTCGGGACCAGCGGAGCGACTTTTTCTTCTTGATTAGATGTCGTATTTTGCATTCAAAATCCTTTTTTACGCTTTCGTTCCTATTTTAACACCAAATACAGGGCTCAAGAACGACAGCTGCCTAGTCAGCAATGGTGAATGTAATTATGAGAATTTCAACAAAAAATAGGCATATTTTGTTGTTTTAGATCAGTTTTGAGCCGAAATAAGCCGATGCTTAGAGTCGGGTAATGTCGAAAAAGGCTTTACGTTTGAAATTTGGACTGCTAAAGTATTTTGAATGCAAAATACAATTCGTTCAAAGGAGGAGCAAATGTTAAAGCTAGACTTTCATCCCGCCGGCCGTCATTTCCTGCAAATTCCAGGTCCAAGCCCAGTCCCGGATCGGATTTTGCGTGCTATGAGTTACCCGACCATTGACCACCGCGGCCCCGAATTTGGCGCATTGGGTTTGCAGGTGCTGGCCGGCATCAAGAA
This DNA window, taken from Collimonas arenae, encodes the following:
- a CDS encoding SIS domain-containing protein, yielding MHQHIKASLTEAQQALDALLANPVALQSIEQAAALLIDVFQRKGRVYSCGNGGSMCDAMHFAEELTGRYRLDRAALGATAISDAGHLTCVGNDHGYEQVFSRYIEGHGRPGDCLVALSTSGTSKNIIRAAKAARELGMHVIVLSGKPSEVLSALSDVYICTPGGTFADRVQELHIKVLHILIELIERHFFPENYAVKV
- a CDS encoding 2OG-Fe(II) oxygenase encodes the protein MLTNIRKYLAVAFKWQKGRQDSGYDKMLLLTAPWPLPFDSYLIRYPIGAEIPPHTDAVKQGQHYRLNIVVKRSPRGGEFVCSAPIISTSRIKFFRPDQCEHSVTRVEGGSRYVLSIGWIIGK
- a CDS encoding GntR family transcriptional regulator, producing MQNTTSNQEEKVAPLVPKLERQRLHDTVVDHLRNLIVEAVLTPGTKLNERELCETLGISRTPLREALKVLAAEGLIDISPNRGASVSKMSETEIWETFELMSGLEAMSGELACERITPVELAEIKALHYAMLACKAQNDLPGYYSRNQAIHDKINEAARNSVLQQTYLGLNRRLQALRFRSNFQPTKWDSAAHDHDEMVKALEARDGKRLADVLRQHLLDKRDAVLSAAALLDEKRAAPAA